In Sulfitobacter sp. OXR-159, one DNA window encodes the following:
- a CDS encoding NAD kinase produces MSMKIAFVASRASVAQTARAALIGRYGDVPLRKAEVIVALGGDGFMLHTLHSTQDMDAPVYGMNRGTIGFLMNAYREGDLQARLAAAEEAVINPLVMRATHIDGTISTALAINEVSLLRAGPQAAKLRITIDGRQRMEELVCDGALVATPAGSTAYNYSAHGPILPIGSDVLALTPIAAFRPRRWRGALLPKRATVRFDVQEPQKRPVMADADGQSHRDVTTVEVSSDPSVSHRILFDPGHGLEERLISEQFN; encoded by the coding sequence GCCGCGCCAGCGTGGCCCAGACGGCGCGGGCCGCTTTGATCGGGCGTTATGGTGATGTGCCTCTGCGAAAGGCCGAGGTGATCGTAGCGTTGGGCGGGGACGGCTTTATGCTGCATACGCTGCACAGCACCCAAGATATGGACGCGCCGGTCTATGGGATGAACCGCGGCACCATCGGCTTTTTGATGAATGCCTACCGCGAGGGCGACTTGCAAGCGCGGCTGGCGGCGGCGGAAGAGGCGGTGATTAACCCTCTGGTCATGCGCGCCACCCATATCGACGGGACCATCTCAACCGCGCTTGCGATCAATGAGGTGTCCTTGCTGCGCGCGGGGCCGCAGGCGGCCAAGCTGCGCATCACGATAGATGGGCGGCAGCGGATGGAAGAACTGGTCTGCGACGGGGCGCTGGTCGCGACGCCTGCGGGCTCCACCGCTTATAACTACTCCGCGCATGGGCCGATCCTGCCGATTGGGTCGGATGTGCTGGCCTTGACCCCGATTGCGGCCTTTCGCCCACGCCGCTGGCGCGGGGCGTTGCTGCCGAAACGGGCGACGGTGCGCTTTGATGTGCAAGAGCCGCAAAAACGCCCTGTGATGGCGGATGCCGACGGGCAATCGCACCGCGATGTGACCACGGTTGAGGTCTCTTCGGATCCAAGCGTGAGCCATCGGATCCTCTTCGATCCCGGTCATGGGTTGGAAGAGCGGTTGATCTCGGAACAGTTCAACTAA
- a CDS encoding CsbD family protein encodes MNWDRIEGNWNQMTGAVKSQWGDLTDDEITEARGNREQLVGKIQERYGIAKDEAERQVDDFAAKY; translated from the coding sequence ATGAATTGGGACCGTATCGAAGGCAATTGGAACCAGATGACCGGCGCGGTGAAATCGCAATGGGGTGATCTGACCGATGATGAAATCACCGAAGCGCGCGGCAACCGCGAGCAGTTGGTGGGTAAGATTCAAGAACGCTATGGCATCGCCAAAGATGAGGCCGAGCGTCAAGTCGATGACTTCGCTGCGAAATACTGA
- a CDS encoding saccharopine dehydrogenase family protein: MKRNVLIIGAGGVAQVVAHKCAQNNDRLGELHIASRTVSKCEAIIASVHEKNAMKQDGVFKAHEVDGMDTAAVAALIKETGCQIVINVGSPFVNMTVLQACIDTGAAYIDTAIHEDPRKICETPPWYGNYEWKRREACAEAGVTAILGAGFDPGMVNAFARFAVDEFMDEVKSIDIVDINAGDHGKYFSTNFDPEINFREFTGTVYSWQEGEWKENKMFEVGREWDLPVVGKQKAYMSGHDEVHSLAANYPHADVRFWMGFGDHYINVFTVLQNLGLLSEQPVTTAEGLEVVPLKVVKAVLPDPSGLAPNYIGKTCIGDLVKGVKDGEEVEVFVYNVADHKDAYNEVGSQGISYTAGVPPVAFAMLIADGTYDGGTMVNVEELDPKPLFGLLDDIGLPTRVKDDKGDRAWHEA, from the coding sequence ATGAAACGCAATGTTCTTATCATCGGCGCGGGCGGCGTCGCACAGGTTGTGGCGCATAAATGCGCGCAGAATAATGATCGTTTGGGTGAGCTTCATATCGCCAGCCGCACGGTTTCCAAATGCGAGGCGATCATCGCCAGCGTGCATGAGAAAAACGCGATGAAACAGGACGGCGTGTTCAAGGCGCACGAAGTCGATGGCATGGACACCGCCGCTGTCGCCGCCCTGATCAAGGAAACCGGCTGCCAGATCGTGATCAACGTGGGCTCGCCTTTCGTGAACATGACCGTGCTGCAGGCCTGCATCGACACCGGTGCCGCCTATATCGACACCGCGATCCACGAAGACCCCCGCAAAATCTGCGAGACCCCGCCGTGGTATGGCAACTACGAATGGAAGCGCCGCGAGGCCTGCGCCGAGGCGGGTGTGACCGCGATTCTAGGGGCTGGCTTTGATCCGGGTATGGTCAACGCCTTCGCCCGTTTCGCAGTTGATGAGTTCATGGACGAGGTCAAATCCATCGACATCGTCGACATCAACGCAGGCGACCACGGCAAGTATTTCTCGACCAACTTCGACCCTGAGATCAACTTCCGCGAGTTCACCGGCACCGTCTACAGCTGGCAGGAAGGCGAGTGGAAAGAGAACAAGATGTTCGAAGTCGGCCGCGAATGGGATCTGCCCGTCGTCGGCAAGCAAAAGGCCTATATGTCGGGCCATGATGAGGTGCATTCGCTGGCCGCGAACTACCCCCACGCCGACGTGCGTTTCTGGATGGGTTTTGGCGATCACTACATCAATGTGTTCACCGTCTTGCAGAACCTCGGCTTGCTCTCCGAACAGCCTGTGACCACCGCCGAAGGGCTTGAGGTCGTGCCGCTGAAAGTGGTGAAGGCCGTACTCCCCGACCCGTCGGGCCTTGCGCCGAACTACATCGGCAAAACCTGCATCGGTGATCTGGTGAAGGGCGTGAAGGACGGCGAAGAGGTTGAGGTTTTTGTCTATAACGTGGCCGATCACAAGGACGCCTATAACGAGGTCGGCAGCCAAGGCATTTCCTACACCGCAGGCGTGCCGCCCGTGGCCTTTGCGATGCTGATCGCCGATGGCACCTATGATGGCGGCACCATGGTCAATGTCGAAGAACTGGACCCGAAACCGCTGTTCGGTCTGCTGGATGACATTGGCCTGCCGACCCGCGTGAAAGACGACAAGGGCGACCGCGCTTGGCACGAGGCCTGA
- a CDS encoding carboxynorspermidine decarboxylase yields the protein MQTPYYLIDKANLRDNMEKIARLRALSGARCLLALKCFATWSVFDFMSKYMDGSTSSSLYEVRLGAEKFPGETHAYSVAYADHEIDEVLGHADKIIFNSIGQLDKFDTQSSGHIRGLRANPGVSTSEFDLADPARPFSRLGEHDPAAIDAVADRITGLMFHNNCENDSFERFDEMLTLIEDRFGAVLHKMDWISLGGGIHFTGVDYPLDDLALRLKSFAEAFGVQVYLEPGEAAITGAATLEVTVLDTMHNGKNLAIVDSSIEAHMLDLLIYREPAKIAPGTGDHEWMICGKSCLAGDIFGEFRFDAPLKAGDRISFQDAAGYTMVKKNWFNGVKMPGIAVRELDGTTRMVRDFDYDDFAAALS from the coding sequence GTGCAGACACCCTATTACCTGATCGACAAGGCCAATCTCCGCGACAATATGGAGAAGATCGCCCGCCTGCGTGCCCTCTCAGGCGCGCGTTGCCTGCTGGCGCTGAAGTGTTTCGCCACTTGGTCGGTCTTCGATTTCATGTCCAAGTATATGGATGGCTCGACCTCATCATCGCTCTATGAGGTGCGGCTGGGGGCCGAGAAATTCCCCGGTGAGACCCATGCTTACTCCGTCGCCTATGCCGATCACGAGATCGACGAGGTGCTGGGCCACGCCGACAAGATCATCTTCAATTCCATCGGCCAGCTCGATAAGTTCGACACCCAATCCTCGGGCCACATCCGCGGCCTGCGCGCGAACCCCGGCGTCTCGACCTCGGAGTTCGATCTGGCCGACCCCGCGCGGCCGTTCAGCCGTCTGGGCGAGCACGACCCGGCAGCAATTGACGCGGTCGCAGATCGGATCACCGGGCTGATGTTCCACAACAACTGCGAGAACGATAGTTTCGAGCGTTTCGACGAGATGCTTACCCTGATCGAAGACCGCTTCGGCGCGGTGCTGCACAAGATGGACTGGATCAGCCTCGGTGGCGGCATCCATTTCACGGGCGTGGACTACCCGCTTGATGATCTGGCGCTGCGGCTGAAATCCTTCGCCGAAGCCTTTGGCGTGCAGGTCTACCTAGAGCCGGGTGAGGCCGCGATTACCGGGGCTGCGACGCTGGAGGTCACGGTGCTCGACACGATGCACAACGGTAAGAACCTCGCCATCGTCGACAGCTCGATCGAGGCACATATGCTCGACCTGCTGATCTACCGCGAACCGGCCAAGATCGCGCCCGGCACCGGCGACCACGAATGGATGATCTGCGGCAAGTCCTGCCTTGCGGGCGATATCTTTGGCGAGTTCCGTTTTGACGCGCCGCTAAAGGCGGGCGACCGCATCTCGTTCCAAGACGCTGCCGGTTACACGATGGTCAAGAAAAACTGGTTCAACGGCGTCAAAATGCCCGGCATCGCAGTACGCGAGTTGGACGGAACCACCCGAATGGTGCGCGATTTCGACTATGACGATTTCGCCGCTGCCCTGTCGTGA